In the Dinoroseobacter shibae DFL 12 = DSM 16493 genome, AGCGTCACAGGGGTGGCGAGCTTGATCTTGTCGCCTTCCTCGTAGTCCGGGATCGCAGCCCAATCCCGGCAGCGCTGACGCCAGTCCTTGGCGTAGCTGTCCGGGTCTTTCAGCTCGGACAGCAGGGCCAACAGGCTCAGTGGTGCGCGAGATTCGACTGGTCCTGCGCTTTCCTCGATGTCTTTGTATCCCCAACAGCCGTCGTCATATCGGGTGAGGAAGACAGCTCCGAAGGTGATCGAGCCATCAGCATCTGTGACATAGGTCGTGTCCTCGACAGGGGTGCCGTCAAGATTGGTGACCTTTGCCGCCGCATACCAAGTGGAGCC is a window encoding:
- a CDS encoding DUF6927 domain-containing protein, producing the protein MGWLFYTDGRVQNYADEKAEIARLCTSHGDTRKAELVKACKVGSTWYAAAKVTNLDGTPVEDTTYVTDADGSITFGAVFLTRYDDGCWGYKDIEESAGPVESRAPLSLLALLSELKDPDSYAKDWRQRCRDWAAIPDYEEGDKIKLATPVTLTDGSTCQIVTATHYRRGRQKRRCYRIEETGGLVRLSKASLAGSELLSSAKGAASPVLAEYLAGRN